GTGTCATGAATTATTGTTGCCCGGTGGAAAATTAGTTGGGGTATTATTTAACCGTCCATTTGAAGGCGGACCACCTTTTGGCGGAAGTACTGATGAGTATCTCAAATTATTTCAACCTTTCTTTAAAATTAACGTGATTGAAACTGCATATAATTCTATCAAACCACGAGAGGAAAGTGAAGTGTTCATTAATTTTTCACGCATTCCATAAGCAAATAAACCGTTTGAAGACAAGGCGTTAATTTGTTGCTGCCATTTTGGTCTGATTCATGCAGCCAACTATTGGAAAACAAATTACGTTATAAGTATAAAGAAAGGAGGTTAGTATGACTTTTGGAGAAAAAGTAGCGGCTGTCCACCTGATGCAGCGGTTTGTGCGCATGAGCAGGGTTCTTCTTCCTTTGTATTCATCATTGACTAAGAAAGCAAGTCCTTCACGCACTGAAAAAGTAAAAATGGATAGCATCAGATCTGTGTATGATAATTTTCATGCGCATCCTGAAACATCTAAGTATTTGATTAATTCTGATATACTCAGATTAATTCAAAGTGTATACGCCGCATTAGTTTCAAAAAAAGGTGAGTCACCTGAAAGTTTTTATGAATACAATGAGTTTATCCGTGAAAGTGACAGGCTAATTGCTGCCTGGGACAAACAAATCATGAACTGATTAGATTTATAAATTCAAAATTATGATCTGCTTCTTTCAAGGAGCAGATTTTTTTTCTGATTCTATACGAGTTGTTTTTGTTTATTTTTTGAGATGCTCTGAATTATCGCTCTCGCACTGTTCCTCACGCTGAATTATCGCTCTCACACTGTTCCTCACGCTGAATTTATTTATCTTACTTGAATTTGATGTTTAGGTCCAAGCATAAAACATAGTCCAACATGGCCAGCCGGTAAGGGAAACGGCAAGAGTTCACCATTGGCGAATCCCGGTCCGCAACCAATACGCCCATCAATGGCAAAGCGAGGTTTGAAGTATCTTACAAAACCAATGGTAAACGGAACAGAGAAGGCGGATTGAGCTGTACTGTCAAGCGGAAATCCGTAAATTGATGGTGTTACATCAAAGGTCATTGAATACTTTTCATTGTTGACAATAAATGCAGTAAAACCAATACCGGTATAGAATGCAAGATTTCCTTGTGAAATTAGTGGAGACACCAAACGCAACGGTATGTGAATGCCTAATAATTTGTTTTTTCCAAATCGGTAGGTATAACTCACATTCAATCCAAGCATCACAGCTGAAATAGGATTGAAGGATAGTAAATGAGATGAAACAAACATAGAATCAGGGCGCACATAAGCTTCTTCAGGTTGCACTGTTATTGCCTTTGAAGAATCTGATTCTAAAGCAGAATCAAACACTAAAACTCCGGTTGGATCATATACAACATAGCGTTTGAGTTGTTTTGTTGTAACCGCGTTTTCTGATGTTGCACCCTTGCTTGTGGTGTAAACGTAGGTCACGTTTTTGTCATCAAAGTATTTAATATCGCACACCCTTTGCATGCCTGATTTATAAAACATGGTGTCATTATAAACCTGAGTATATCCTGCAAGTTGAGAAAAAAGGGAAACTAATAATACAAGGGTTTTATTCATTCTTGATGTGGAGCTGATTCGGGTTCTGAATTTTCTTCTTTCTTTTTTGGGTTAGCTGAATTATAAACCAGTTTACCATACTCATCATAAATGACAAAATATTTTAAACTTGAGAGAGAAATTTTGTTATCAACCAGTTTACCATTTTTTCCTCGGTATTCGTAATGCAAGAACTTTTCATCATGCTGTCTCACGGTAACTGCTTTAACATTTCCTGATTTGTAATATAGCGTGTCATTGTATTGTGAATAGCCCATGGTATACATGGTTAATAAAATGAGTATTAAAAATAGATTCTTCATTACTAAAGATTTATGAGGTAAAATTATGGAAAATTATCAACTCAATGGGTAAATAAAATTTAGCCCGGGTTGTTTTATTAGTGAATAAGATTAATTTTACCAGTCAAAATTCAATAAACATGAACTTACACGAATATCAGGGAAAATCTATTCTGCAAAGCTACGGAGTGGCTGTGCAACGCGGCATTGTTGTAGAATCTGTTGAAGAGTCAGTAGCCAAGGCAAAAGAACTCAATAAACAAACCGGTACTGAGTGGTTTGTAGTAAAAGCACAGATTCACGCCGGTGGTCGTGGTAAAGGTGTAATCACTGAAACAGGTTCTAACGGGGTGGTTCTGGCAAAAGGTCTTGATAAAGTTGAAGAAAAAGTAAAAGGAATTTTAGGCGGACATCTTGTTACAAAACAAACCAGCAAAGACGGTAAAAAAGTGAACAAAATTTTATTGGCTGAAGATGTGTATGGTCCTGGTGCCAGTGAGCCGAAAGAATTTTATATGTCAGTTTTGTTAGATCGTGAAAGAGAGCGCAATATTATCGTTTACTCAACTGAAGGTGGTATGGATATTGAAGCGGTTGCTGAAGAAACTCCACATTTGATACATAAAGAAGAAGTTGATCCACGTGTTGGATTGCAAGGATTTCAATCTCGTAAAATTGCTTTTAATTTGGGTCTCAGCGGCGATGCGTTTAAACAAATGGTAAAATTTGTGACTGCACTGTATAATGCGTATGTTGGCTGTGATGCTTCTATGTTTGAAATTAATCCGGTATTAAAAACTTCAGACAATAGAATTATTGCGGTAGATGCAAAAGTGTCATTGGATAATAATTCACTTGATCGTCATCCTGACTACGCTGCTATGCGTGATACAACTGAAGAAGATCCAACCGAAGTTGAAGCAGGTGAAGCCGGTTTGAACTATGTAAAACTAGATGGAAATGTTGGTTGCATGGTGAATGGTGCCGGTCTTGCAATGGCAACTATGGATATCATTAAACTATCAGGTGGTAACCCGGCTAACTTTTTAGATGTTGGTGGAACAGCCAATGCTGAAAGGGTTGAAAAAGCTTTTCGTATTATTTTGAAAGATCCGAATGTGAAAGCCATTCTGGTAAATATTTTTGGAGGTATTGTGCGTTGTGACCGTGTAGCGCAAGGTATTGTTGATGCGTATAAAAACATGGGCAGTATTCCTGTTCCAATTATTGTCAGATTGCAAGGTACTAATGCGGCTGAAGCAAAGGCATTGATTGATGCATCAGGCTTAAATGTACACTCTGCAGTACTTCTGCAAGAAGCATCTGATTTGGTAAAAACAGTTTTGAAATAAAGAACAAGTCTTACTGAGAAAACCTGCCCGAATGAATTTTCAGGCAGGTTTTCTTTTTATAACTTTGCCCGATGATCATTTATAAATCAGCAGAAGAAATTGAATTGATGCGCTTATCTGCGCAGCTAGTGTCCCGTACGCTTGGAGAAATTGCCAAAATATTGAAACCCGGCATAACCGGTAAACAATTAGATAAACTGGCTGAACAGTATATTCGTGACCACGGCGGAGTACCTGGTTTTCTTGGTTTGTACGATTTTCCAAATACCTTGTGTATCTCTCCAAATGCTCAGGTTGTGCATGGCATTCCTTCTAACAAAGCCTTTGAGTCAGGTGATATTGTTTCAGTTGACTGTGGGGTGTTAATGAATGGTTACTACGGTGACCACGCTTTTACATTTGAAGTAGGGGAGGTGAAACCTGAAGTAAAACAATTACTCAAAGTTACGCGTGAGTGTTTGGATATTGGAATTGAAGCAACACATACCGGCAATCGCATTTCTGATATTGGCTGGGCAATACAAAATCATGCTGAGAAACATGGCTACGGTGTAGTTCGTGAATTGGTAGGACACGGTTTAGGCAAACAAATGCATGAAGATCCGCAGGTGCCTAATTATGGTAAAAGAGGGTGGGGTAAAAAAATTCAAAACGGTCTTACCATTGCCATTGAGCCCATGATTAATATGGGAACTGAAAAAATTAAACAGCTTAAAGATGGCTGGACCATTCTGACAGCAGATGGTTTGCCATCAGCACATTTTGAGCATGATGTGGCTGTTGTAGATGGTAAACCTGTTGTGCTTTCTACTTTTGAATTCATAGATGCAGTGCTGGCTGAAAAATAATGGAGCGCGAACTTAGAATTGTTGTCATCGTTTTTCTTACGTATTTAATTTTTGGACTCACTACCTATTTTCAGTCCGGCTCTCTCATTGCACCGCTCATTCTTACTAAACCCATATTGCTCATTTTGGCAATGATTTTTCTTGTCTTAAATTTTTCTCAGCGCAATAAGTGGTTGCTGATCTTTTATTTATTCGCTCTCACTGCCTATGCTATAACAGACGAGTTTATCTTGTCTTGGATTGAGCGAGATGTTTCAAGTGCGTTCGCTGA
This genomic stretch from Crocinitomicaceae bacterium harbors:
- the sucC gene encoding ADP-forming succinate--CoA ligase subunit beta — encoded protein: MNLHEYQGKSILQSYGVAVQRGIVVESVEESVAKAKELNKQTGTEWFVVKAQIHAGGRGKGVITETGSNGVVLAKGLDKVEEKVKGILGGHLVTKQTSKDGKKVNKILLAEDVYGPGASEPKEFYMSVLLDRERERNIIVYSTEGGMDIEAVAEETPHLIHKEEVDPRVGLQGFQSRKIAFNLGLSGDAFKQMVKFVTALYNAYVGCDASMFEINPVLKTSDNRIIAVDAKVSLDNNSLDRHPDYAAMRDTTEEDPTEVEAGEAGLNYVKLDGNVGCMVNGAGLAMATMDIIKLSGGNPANFLDVGGTANAERVEKAFRIILKDPNVKAILVNIFGGIVRCDRVAQGIVDAYKNMGSIPVPIIVRLQGTNAAEAKALIDASGLNVHSAVLLQEASDLVKTVLK
- the map gene encoding type I methionyl aminopeptidase, translating into MIIYKSAEEIELMRLSAQLVSRTLGEIAKILKPGITGKQLDKLAEQYIRDHGGVPGFLGLYDFPNTLCISPNAQVVHGIPSNKAFESGDIVSVDCGVLMNGYYGDHAFTFEVGEVKPEVKQLLKVTRECLDIGIEATHTGNRISDIGWAIQNHAEKHGYGVVRELVGHGLGKQMHEDPQVPNYGKRGWGKKIQNGLTIAIEPMINMGTEKIKQLKDGWTILTADGLPSAHFEHDVAVVDGKPVVLSTFEFIDAVLAEK